A single window of Paenibacillus sp. FSL H8-0537 DNA harbors:
- a CDS encoding DEAD/DEAH box helicase yields MNLAVKLLQEFKHRDTRNQLKGYRDKTELIRGRNLEAWDDQQLQAESLRLKKAAKSGTPLDGLLVEAYALVCEAAKRTLGLQPYDVQIMAAIALHEGFLIEQLTGEGKTLSAVLPAYLHALTSEGVHVLTFNDYLANRDANWMGPIYRFLGLTVSAVQAGMSLPEKREAYAADITYVTAKEAGFDYLRDTIALDEADAVHRPFHYVIIDEADSLLLDEARVPLVIAGEPGSSGNDCIRFAEVARQLEQDGHFDFDDFQRNVYLNEAGSARAESLLGCDNLYDSHNSHLLMSLNCALHAELLLKRDVDYIVRDGKIELIDEYTGRVAENRHLPDGLQAALSAKEGLQAKAGGIMLGTITLQHFLSLYPKICGMTATAQASAIEFEHIYELQVVQIPPNRTNIRIDHPHRIYTHKEAKRKALVQEISSVHRAGRPILIGTSSVEESDMLAEALAAAGVACHVLNAKNDAKEAELIAKAGEIGAVTVSTNMAGRGVDIRLGGGNPTQAEAVAKLGGLYVIGTHMHQSVRIDNQLRGRSGRQGDPGASIFFVSLEDELLLRFGINKAIRGLRQDETLEESVLYSKIDHIQRVIMGQNFHIRQELNGYSDMVEDQRRMLYEERLRILKGETPMSPSEQRVRLYYIDKFWADHLEYVSYIREGIHLTSLVNRNPIDEFHAQIIQAYEQIAAKINRESANMLAKLGGSNDPAMWEKFGLKSPASTWTYIITDQYKQYLQNPGTWTPGTIIAYWLRKTLSPVFGWSKF; encoded by the coding sequence ATGAATTTAGCCGTCAAGTTGCTGCAAGAATTTAAACACCGCGATACCCGGAATCAGCTGAAAGGCTATCGGGACAAGACAGAGCTCATCAGGGGACGTAATTTGGAAGCATGGGACGATCAGCAGCTGCAAGCGGAATCCCTCCGTCTGAAAAAGGCAGCAAAATCGGGTACGCCTTTGGACGGGCTGCTAGTTGAGGCCTATGCGCTAGTCTGCGAGGCAGCGAAGAGAACACTGGGATTGCAGCCCTACGATGTCCAGATCATGGCTGCCATCGCTCTGCACGAGGGATTTTTGATCGAGCAGCTTACCGGAGAAGGGAAAACGCTCTCTGCTGTTTTGCCTGCTTATCTGCATGCGCTAACCAGCGAAGGCGTTCATGTGCTGACCTTTAACGATTATTTGGCAAATCGGGATGCGAATTGGATGGGCCCAATCTATCGTTTTCTCGGGTTAACGGTAAGCGCGGTTCAAGCGGGCATGAGCTTGCCCGAGAAACGGGAAGCGTACGCCGCCGATATTACCTATGTTACAGCTAAAGAGGCGGGGTTCGATTATTTGCGCGACACGATCGCTTTAGACGAAGCCGATGCTGTGCATCGTCCCTTCCATTACGTCATCATCGACGAAGCGGATTCACTGCTTCTCGACGAAGCGCGGGTGCCGCTAGTCATCGCCGGAGAGCCGGGCTCCTCCGGCAACGACTGCATTCGTTTCGCAGAAGTGGCTCGGCAGCTCGAGCAGGATGGGCATTTCGACTTCGACGATTTCCAGCGGAACGTTTACTTGAATGAAGCAGGCTCTGCAAGAGCGGAGTCGCTGCTGGGATGCGACAATTTGTACGATAGCCATAATAGTCATTTGTTAATGTCGTTAAATTGCGCGCTGCATGCGGAATTGTTATTGAAGAGAGACGTCGATTACATCGTCCGGGACGGTAAAATCGAGCTGATTGACGAATATACCGGCCGCGTGGCGGAGAACAGGCATTTGCCGGACGGGCTGCAAGCCGCGCTTTCGGCCAAAGAAGGGCTGCAGGCGAAAGCCGGCGGGATCATGCTTGGTACGATCACCCTTCAACACTTCCTTAGCCTTTATCCAAAGATTTGCGGAATGACGGCTACCGCGCAAGCCTCCGCCATAGAATTCGAGCATATTTATGAGCTGCAGGTTGTGCAAATTCCGCCGAACCGAACAAACATACGGATCGACCATCCGCACCGGATTTATACCCATAAAGAAGCCAAACGTAAGGCGCTTGTACAAGAAATCTCGTCCGTCCATAGGGCCGGCCGTCCGATTCTCATTGGTACGTCAAGCGTCGAGGAGTCTGACATGCTGGCGGAGGCGCTAGCGGCTGCCGGCGTAGCTTGCCATGTTCTGAATGCGAAAAACGACGCAAAAGAAGCCGAGCTCATCGCCAAAGCGGGAGAGATCGGCGCCGTGACGGTGTCTACGAATATGGCGGGACGTGGCGTCGACATTCGGCTCGGAGGCGGCAACCCCACGCAAGCAGAAGCTGTCGCCAAGCTGGGCGGGTTGTACGTGATTGGTACGCATATGCACCAAAGCGTGCGGATCGACAACCAGCTGCGCGGGCGATCCGGCCGCCAAGGTGACCCGGGAGCTTCCATATTTTTCGTAAGCTTGGAAGATGAGTTGCTGCTTAGGTTCGGCATTAATAAAGCGATACGGGGTCTTAGGCAGGACGAGACTCTCGAAGAGTCGGTGCTCTACAGCAAAATTGACCATATTCAGCGTGTTATTATGGGTCAAAACTTCCATATCCGTCAGGAGCTGAACGGTTATTCGGACATGGTGGAGGATCAGAGGCGTATGCTATACGAGGAGCGGCTCCGAATTTTGAAAGGAGAGACACCGATGAGCCCCTCGGAGCAGCGGGTACGGCTTTATTATATCGACAAATTCTGGGCCGACCATCTGGAATATGTTTCTTACATTCGCGAAGGCATCCATTTGACGAGCCTTGTTAACCGCAATCCGATCGACGAATTTCATGCGCAAATCATCCAAGCCTACGAGCAAATTGCGGCTAAAATAAATAGAGAGTCGGCGAATATGCTTGCAAAGCTCGGAGGCTCGAATGATCCGGCGATGTGGGAAAAGTTCGGGTTGAAAAGCCCTGCTTCCACTTGGACTTATATCATCACCGATCAATACAAGCAATACTTGCAGAATCCCGGTACATGGACCCCAGGGACGATAATCGCTTATTGGTTGCGCAAAACTTTGAGTCCGGTATTCGGGTGGTCAAAATTTTGA
- a CDS encoding ABC transporter permease → MSISLKRVQAIFVKDYKEFSRNYAISIMLIFPIILALLLRAAGAASSLPGSFATVLNLSFVFLTCFVQACLIAEEKERNTLRSLMMTPATTMDVLIGKSTLVFVMSVVVLAIATYLFGYEPASIWAFVAATILSIILYTAVGTICGLFSKTLLDASLLIIPVTIVFSGAPWGAFLVEDYPIFKVLDYMPSSQLVHLLGLPPTDFTTGELLKPLLIILAWTVVLTIVSVALYQRRLKDE, encoded by the coding sequence ATGAGTATCTCATTGAAACGTGTACAAGCGATATTTGTGAAGGATTACAAAGAGTTTTCACGCAATTATGCGATCTCCATTATGTTGATTTTCCCAATTATCCTCGCACTTCTTCTTCGAGCTGCTGGCGCCGCCTCGTCTTTGCCTGGATCTTTCGCTACAGTTCTTAATCTTTCGTTTGTGTTCCTAACCTGTTTCGTACAAGCATGCTTGATTGCGGAAGAAAAGGAGCGTAACACTTTACGATCATTAATGATGACTCCGGCCACGACCATGGATGTTTTAATCGGTAAAAGTACTTTAGTCTTTGTCATGTCTGTTGTTGTTCTGGCTATTGCTACGTATCTATTTGGCTATGAGCCAGCTAGTATATGGGCGTTTGTGGCAGCAACCATTCTTTCGATTATTTTATACACAGCAGTCGGGACGATATGTGGTCTATTCTCCAAGACGTTGCTTGATGCGTCATTATTAATAATTCCTGTGACGATCGTATTCTCTGGGGCACCATGGGGAGCATTTCTAGTGGAGGATTATCCGATCTTCAAAGTGCTGGATTACATGCCAAGCAGTCAGCTTGTTCATTTGCTAGGCTTACCCCCTACAGACTTTACGACGGGAGAGTTATTAAAACCCCTCCTTATTATTTTGGCATGGACGGTTGTATTAACGATTGTATCTGTTGCTTTGTACCAACGACGGTTAAAGGATGAGTAG
- a CDS encoding ABC transporter ATP-binding protein, which yields MAVIQVEHIRKSFGSKDALADVSFSIPSGEIFGFLGPSGSGKTTLIKILTAQLNPTSGQASVFNEPAEMMNQSAQKMRFGILTDNSGLYERLTIEENLELFRKLYDLPKSSIDKVLQFVNLSGERKKKVNLLSKGMRQRVLLACAIIHEPELLFLDEPTSALDPVNSAHIYKGLRRLNEKGTTIFLTTHNMAEAELICNRVAILYQGQIQTIGSPKELKKQHRENVVCVELINGQAYELPINEGTADQIADWMKRGLIDRLETKEPSLGDIFIKMTGSELL from the coding sequence ATGGCTGTTATACAAGTCGAACATATTCGAAAGAGCTTTGGAAGTAAGGATGCATTGGCAGATGTGTCTTTTTCAATTCCGTCAGGAGAAATTTTCGGGTTCCTAGGTCCGAGCGGTTCAGGAAAAACGACATTAATAAAAATTTTAACTGCACAATTAAATCCGACAAGTGGACAGGCAAGTGTATTTAACGAGCCGGCGGAGATGATGAATCAGTCTGCACAGAAGATGCGCTTTGGCATTTTGACGGATAATAGCGGTCTCTATGAGAGATTAACGATAGAGGAAAATCTGGAGCTGTTTCGTAAGTTATATGATCTTCCTAAATCGTCGATCGATAAGGTGCTGCAATTTGTAAACTTAAGCGGAGAGCGCAAAAAGAAAGTCAATCTTTTATCAAAAGGGATGCGCCAGCGTGTCCTGTTGGCATGCGCGATTATCCATGAGCCGGAATTATTATTTTTGGATGAACCTACTTCGGCTTTAGATCCGGTAAACTCCGCGCATATTTATAAAGGGCTGCGCCGCTTAAATGAGAAAGGGACAACGATTTTTTTAACGACGCATAATATGGCCGAGGCAGAATTGATATGCAACCGTGTAGCGATTTTGTATCAAGGACAAATCCAAACCATCGGCTCACCAAAAGAGCTTAAAAAACAGCATCGGGAAAACGTCGTTTGTGTGGAGTTAATCAATGGTCAAGCATATGAGCTTCCAATCAATGAGGGCACGGCAGATCAAATAGCTGATTGGATGAAACGAGGGTTAATTGATCGATTGGAAACGAAAGAGCCAAGTCTAGGTGATATCTTTATTAAAATGACAGGAAGTGAGCTGCTATGA
- a CDS encoding LytTR family transcriptional regulator DNA-binding domain-containing protein encodes MQFEPVYDDGELFLPKIELNMTSNQSISIITDLKRKQLLMNQLVNHSLYHLFRAQQNEYMRLTVEELIQFLIKVTERNDHIASLLDYFALKEERKIKIKDLSSSKRMYVTLLRVFFAHQPTLVLEEPYFYLEEQDRRHLKRILDDLSKEKQILILTSNLEDALISCDEIYRLNELGFHPLDIRDSEEEKQEVQEQDRDNITLQKIYTKKNDKVILFNPPEIDFIESMDGAILVHVGGENYHCALTLTELEQRLLHFGFFRCHRSYIVNLQKIREIITWTKNSYSLRLNTGKDAVVPLARSKLQELKTLLNL; translated from the coding sequence ATGCAATTTGAACCAGTGTATGATGATGGGGAATTATTTCTACCGAAGATTGAATTAAATATGACATCGAACCAGTCGATTAGCATTATAACGGACTTGAAGCGAAAGCAGCTTCTAATGAATCAATTAGTGAATCATTCCCTATATCATTTATTTCGGGCTCAGCAAAACGAATATATGCGTTTAACGGTGGAAGAGCTAATCCAATTTCTAATCAAAGTAACGGAGAGGAATGACCATATCGCTTCGCTGCTGGATTATTTTGCTTTAAAAGAAGAACGGAAGATAAAAATCAAGGATCTGAGCTCATCGAAAAGGATGTATGTGACACTGCTGCGTGTCTTTTTTGCCCATCAGCCTACACTTGTGCTGGAGGAACCCTATTTTTACTTGGAAGAACAAGATCGTCGTCATTTAAAACGAATTTTGGATGACCTTTCGAAAGAAAAGCAGATTTTAATTTTAACATCGAATTTAGAGGATGCCCTTATTTCCTGCGATGAAATTTATCGATTGAACGAGCTCGGATTTCATCCATTGGATATTCGAGACTCAGAAGAGGAGAAACAGGAAGTTCAGGAACAAGATAGAGACAATATAACCTTGCAGAAGATTTATACGAAAAAAAATGACAAAGTGATTTTATTTAATCCGCCTGAAATCGATTTTATAGAAAGTATGGATGGAGCAATCCTTGTTCATGTGGGTGGAGAAAATTATCACTGTGCTTTGACGCTAACCGAGCTCGAGCAGAGATTGTTACATTTCGGATTTTTCAGGTGTCATCGATCCTACATCGTTAATCTGCAAAAAATAAGAGAGATTATTACTTGGACGAAAAATAGCTACAGTTTGCGATTAAATACAGGTAAAGATGCCGTGGTTCCATTAGCTCGTTCAAAATTACAGGAATTAAAAACACTACTTAACCTTTAA
- a CDS encoding sigma-70 family RNA polymerase sigma factor, with amino-acid sequence MRQWIEGARLGDQIAWERIVQHFSGMAFSVAYGKLGDWGHAEDAVQEAFAEAFANLTKLQEADAFPGWFKTIVERQCQRILRRKIHAVMPMDETTVMDAEELNVGFIIERKEWQERIHHSIEGLSDNLKLVVQLFYFHGYSIKEISSYLKVTPSALKKRLFDARNKLRTSLLVTDFVSMFNDLYEGGVSMLHIVNGDIVGDKLRKGNVRGDILVWREVYPVGPVFLETGELHQRSPRVEYLERTLGIPADDYVANCKSQEQILRNFHKYDEIVLWFEHDLFDQLMLSYLLHWFSNQALGHTKLNLLCIGDYPGIDLFRGLGQLTSKQLETLSGTWQRVGQKELDTGSIIWEAYTSPNIESHVEILKKDTSALPFAHAALELHLSRLPSPINGLGIVEQTILELIGHGVDTPRKLLKEIGNRLSVLGMGDLELWYRLRNMSEQPHALIKIPGKKTTPSFENGNLALTEIGEEVVSGLKDWIKVKGIDEWYGGLGLNGDLVWRWDSQRKQLIYME; translated from the coding sequence ATGCGGCAGTGGATTGAAGGAGCCCGGCTCGGCGACCAAATCGCATGGGAGCGGATCGTGCAGCATTTTAGTGGCATGGCATTTTCTGTGGCATATGGGAAACTAGGTGACTGGGGTCATGCGGAGGATGCGGTACAAGAAGCGTTCGCGGAGGCCTTCGCCAATCTCACTAAGTTGCAAGAGGCGGATGCTTTCCCGGGATGGTTCAAGACCATAGTCGAACGACAATGCCAGCGGATTCTCCGCCGAAAAATACATGCTGTAATGCCAATGGATGAAACGACCGTAATGGATGCAGAGGAATTGAATGTGGGGTTCATCATAGAAAGGAAGGAATGGCAGGAGAGGATTCATCATTCCATCGAGGGTTTGTCGGACAATTTAAAACTGGTAGTCCAATTATTTTATTTTCATGGATATTCAATAAAAGAAATATCAAGTTACCTTAAAGTAACCCCCTCTGCACTAAAAAAACGGTTGTTCGACGCCCGTAATAAGCTAAGAACGTCACTGCTTGTTACCGACTTTGTATCCATGTTCAATGATCTTTACGAAGGAGGAGTATCGATGCTTCATATTGTAAATGGAGATATTGTCGGCGATAAGTTAAGAAAGGGAAACGTTCGCGGAGATATCTTGGTTTGGAGAGAAGTGTATCCGGTTGGTCCGGTATTCTTGGAAACGGGGGAGCTCCATCAGAGGTCGCCCAGAGTGGAATATTTGGAGAGGACTCTAGGTATTCCAGCAGATGACTATGTGGCAAATTGTAAGTCGCAAGAACAGATTCTGCGGAACTTTCACAAATACGATGAGATCGTATTATGGTTCGAGCATGATTTGTTTGACCAACTCATGCTGAGCTATTTATTGCATTGGTTTTCAAATCAGGCGCTAGGTCATACAAAACTGAATTTGCTGTGCATTGGCGACTACCCAGGTATTGATTTGTTTCGGGGATTGGGTCAACTTACGTCAAAGCAGTTGGAAACATTGTCAGGTACGTGGCAAAGGGTCGGACAGAAGGAGCTTGATACGGGCAGCATAATCTGGGAAGCATACACATCGCCAAATATTGAATCGCATGTTGAAATTTTGAAAAAAGACACATCGGCGCTGCCCTTCGCTCACGCGGCGCTTGAACTGCACTTATCACGCCTGCCTTCCCCCATAAATGGGCTGGGAATCGTGGAGCAGACCATTTTGGAGCTTATTGGGCATGGTGTGGATACCCCACGCAAGCTATTGAAAGAGATCGGGAACCGCTTGAGTGTGCTAGGGATGGGTGATTTGGAATTATGGTATCGGTTAAGGAATATGTCAGAACAACCGCATGCACTAATAAAAATACCGGGAAAGAAAACTACTCCATCCTTTGAAAATGGCAATCTTGCATTAACTGAGATTGGAGAGGAGGTAGTCTCGGGATTAAAGGACTGGATCAAGGTGAAGGGAATAGATGAGTGGTATGGCGGTTTAGGGCTAAATGGTGATTTAGTATGGCGCTGGGACTCTCAAAGAAAGCAATTGATTTATATGGAATAA
- a CDS encoding methyl-accepting chemotaxis protein, whose translation MNKKRLWKKSLTLRSKLVWAFVMILLLPSLSIGAISYDTARAKVQEEMFASASGKLAVLNETINQMIGATEKNVDFLADQLPAGNIGPVQGNEDPFVRAVLDAYKQKHDDVELASVGTDQGVYVNAPKSAVNPADYDPRKRPWYISASENKGKPTIISPYISSNTGNVVVSVAQTTKDGHGVVSVSLSLKALSDLVNSTKIGTKGYVYVLDKSNKFIVHPHEKSGSEATASPYPDIFEQKQGSLAYSSTDGSKQHAFITTNEKTGWVLVGVIDDSEVSAAAQPIWYKTLIVVAIAFAVSALIITYMIRSITRPLKQLVAASEEISHGNLTLELTDISNDELGQLSSSFNRMTQALHAVIGDVNSTAMQLAESSEQLSTNASETSKASEQVALITEESATGIEKQAASLQHTAQQIKELSDGVHLITASTQQVSTSAQQATGLVRTGTAKIQSAVTNMIDVSNYVQNFAGTAQRLGDHSVAIGQFVSTITGLATQTNLLALNAAIEAARAGEHGRGFAIVASEVRKLAEQSGDSAKHIAELVQAIRQEIDEVIVSVNTGVAKMDDGIRSVQTADEAFLSINAAIDDLTSQVEGIAFASEQMSASTAEVVQAIQFVSEVSERNAAGTESISASTEEQVASIEEIASSAEELAHLAQNLQTLVVRFKI comes from the coding sequence ATGAACAAAAAGCGGCTTTGGAAAAAATCCCTTACATTACGCAGCAAGCTGGTTTGGGCTTTTGTGATGATCTTATTGCTGCCCAGCCTGAGTATAGGGGCCATTTCCTATGATACTGCCCGCGCCAAGGTGCAGGAGGAAATGTTTGCAAGTGCATCTGGCAAGCTGGCGGTGCTGAATGAAACGATCAATCAGATGATTGGCGCTACTGAAAAAAATGTGGATTTTTTGGCAGATCAGCTGCCAGCCGGCAATATCGGTCCTGTCCAGGGAAATGAGGACCCGTTCGTGCGGGCGGTGCTGGACGCTTACAAACAAAAACACGACGACGTGGAACTAGCTTCGGTGGGCACCGATCAAGGGGTATACGTCAATGCTCCGAAAAGTGCGGTAAATCCTGCAGATTATGATCCGCGCAAGCGGCCCTGGTACATAAGCGCTTCAGAAAATAAAGGGAAGCCTACGATTATTTCGCCCTACATTTCCAGCAATACGGGCAATGTTGTTGTTTCGGTCGCCCAGACTACCAAGGACGGGCACGGTGTTGTTTCGGTCAGCCTGTCGCTGAAGGCGTTGAGCGATTTGGTGAATTCCACCAAGATCGGGACGAAGGGCTATGTATATGTGCTGGATAAATCAAATAAATTTATTGTGCACCCACATGAAAAATCAGGCAGTGAAGCGACAGCTTCGCCATATCCGGACATTTTCGAGCAAAAGCAAGGCAGTCTCGCCTATTCGTCTACGGATGGCAGCAAGCAGCATGCTTTTATTACGACAAATGAAAAAACAGGCTGGGTGCTGGTAGGGGTTATCGACGATAGTGAAGTGAGCGCGGCTGCCCAGCCGATTTGGTATAAGACGCTGATTGTCGTCGCGATTGCTTTTGCAGTTAGCGCACTGATCATCACTTATATGATACGCTCCATTACACGGCCGCTGAAGCAGTTGGTGGCGGCTTCCGAGGAAATCAGTCACGGCAATCTGACGCTGGAGCTTACCGATATCAGCAATGATGAGCTTGGCCAGCTGAGCAGCAGTTTTAACCGGATGACCCAGGCGCTGCATGCTGTCATAGGAGATGTAAACAGTACAGCGATGCAGCTTGCGGAGTCGTCTGAGCAGTTGTCAACAAACGCCAGCGAAACGTCCAAGGCGTCCGAGCAAGTCGCTCTGATCACGGAGGAGTCGGCAACCGGAATTGAAAAGCAGGCAGCCAGTCTGCAGCATACAGCTCAGCAAATTAAGGAGCTGTCCGATGGTGTTCATTTGATAACCGCAAGCACCCAGCAAGTATCCACGTCTGCCCAGCAAGCAACCGGGCTTGTACGTACGGGTACGGCTAAAATTCAAAGCGCTGTAACCAATATGATAGACGTAAGCAATTATGTTCAAAATTTCGCCGGAACGGCACAACGACTAGGCGATCATTCCGTCGCTATTGGCCAATTTGTATCGACCATTACGGGGCTCGCGACGCAAACGAATCTGCTCGCACTGAACGCTGCGATTGAAGCGGCCCGTGCCGGCGAGCACGGACGCGGCTTCGCGATCGTAGCGAGCGAGGTTCGCAAGCTTGCCGAGCAGTCCGGGGATTCCGCGAAGCACATTGCGGAGCTGGTACAGGCGATCCGGCAGGAAATTGACGAGGTCATCGTCAGTGTGAACACTGGTGTTGCCAAGATGGACGACGGCATTCGCTCCGTACAAACAGCAGATGAAGCTTTTTTGAGCATCAATGCGGCTATTGATGACCTGACTTCCCAGGTAGAAGGGATTGCTTTCGCTTCGGAACAAATGTCCGCCAGCACGGCCGAGGTTGTACAGGCCATTCAGTTCGTTAGCGAGGTGTCCGAGCGGAACGCTGCAGGAACAGAAAGTATTTCAGCTTCAACAGAGGAGCAGGTCGCTTCCATTGAAGAAATCGCTTCGTCGGCGGAAGAGCTAGCACATTTGGCGCAAAATCTGCAAACATTGGTTGTTCGCTTTAAAATTTGA
- a CDS encoding methyltransferase domain-containing protein encodes MSSDQVWQSDHYDRKLGFVSELGKDVVRFLNPIKDEHIFDLGCGTGDLACEISQAGAHVTGMDLSESMIGQAQRKYPHIQFFVGNGEHFTVDSTFDAVFSNAALHWMKNPSSVLAGVWKSLNPGGRFVAEFGGKGNVETIVQAIGEVLHEDFGIDASKLNPWYFPSIAEYSTLLEQQGFRVTYAAHFDRPTKIEDNEQGLNHWLRGFADNFFTALSEAERTAVCSKIAAKARNELFHDGSWYADYKRLRVMAIKQR; translated from the coding sequence ATGAGCTCCGATCAAGTCTGGCAATCTGATCATTATGACCGTAAGCTTGGGTTTGTATCCGAATTGGGCAAGGATGTTGTCCGGTTTTTAAATCCAATTAAAGATGAACATATCTTTGATTTGGGCTGTGGAACCGGAGATTTGGCTTGTGAAATAAGTCAAGCTGGTGCACATGTTACGGGGATGGATTTATCTGAGTCAATGATCGGGCAGGCACAGCGCAAATATCCCCATATCCAGTTTTTTGTGGGTAATGGCGAACATTTTACCGTAGATTCTACGTTCGATGCTGTCTTTTCCAACGCAGCGCTGCATTGGATGAAGAACCCGAGCTCGGTACTGGCCGGTGTATGGAAAAGTTTAAACCCTGGTGGCAGGTTTGTTGCAGAGTTCGGCGGAAAAGGAAATGTGGAAACGATTGTTCAAGCTATTGGCGAAGTGCTGCACGAGGACTTCGGCATTGATGCGAGCAAGCTGAATCCTTGGTATTTCCCGAGCATCGCCGAATACAGCACATTGTTGGAACAGCAGGGCTTCCGTGTCACCTATGCGGCTCACTTTGATCGACCAACAAAGATTGAGGACAATGAGCAGGGCTTGAATCATTGGCTGCGGGGCTTCGCGGATAATTTCTTCACAGCACTGTCCGAAGCGGAGCGAACTGCCGTTTGTTCGAAAATAGCTGCTAAAGCTCGCAACGAATTATTTCATGACGGTTCATGGTACGCGGATTATAAGCGCTTAAGAGTGATGGCAATCAAGCAGCGATAG
- a CDS encoding GNAT family N-acetyltransferase, protein MADIILDNIKITVDSNETEYNEVCNHLYEYNVRATNGLLKKPGKDINLYLKDESGKVVGGLFCETWSYGLYIDVFWIADEFRNKGYGKIMMTEAERLGKEVGCIFAHTCTFSYQSPEFYKRMGYEIFAVNDEYPEDIKQFFLKKKL, encoded by the coding sequence ATGGCAGATATAATTTTAGACAATATCAAGATTACTGTAGACTCTAACGAAACGGAGTACAACGAGGTATGTAATCATCTATATGAGTACAATGTTCGTGCGACAAATGGGTTACTAAAAAAGCCAGGCAAGGATATTAATCTATATCTTAAAGATGAATCTGGCAAAGTCGTGGGCGGCTTGTTTTGTGAAACTTGGTCTTACGGTTTGTATATTGATGTCTTTTGGATAGCTGATGAATTCAGAAACAAAGGATATGGAAAAATCATGATGACAGAAGCGGAGAGGCTTGGAAAAGAAGTTGGGTGTATATTTGCTCATACTTGCACATTTTCGTATCAATCGCCGGAATTTTATAAGCGCATGGGCTATGAGATTTTTGCCGTTAATGATGAATACCCGGAAGATATCAAACAATTTTTCCTAAAGAAAAAATTATAG
- the trpB gene encoding tryptophan synthase subunit beta: MDQQVQQEGYFGEFGGSFVPPELQEVLRYLSEQFYKFRDDPEYKEELRYYLREYVGRENPLTYAERLTKAWGGAKIYLKREDLNHTGAHKINNAIGQILLAKRMGAKRIIAETGAGQHGVATATACAMFNMECIIYMGAEDTRRQALNVFRMELLGATVIPVHKGQGRLKDAVDEALDDLVRNYKNTFYLLGSAVGPHPFPTMVKHFQAIISEESKRQIVEKEGRLPDAVVACTGGGSNAIGAFAHYIDEPTVRLIGVEPDQAPSLTEGVPSIIHGFKCLVLLDEEGQPKKTYSIAAGLDYPGIGPEHSHLKVTGRAEYATVTNEEVLEAFQELSRTEGIIPALESSHALAYAKKLAPTMDQDQIMIINLSGRGDKDVEQVYQMLK; this comes from the coding sequence ATGGACCAACAAGTGCAGCAAGAGGGATACTTTGGGGAGTTTGGAGGCAGCTTCGTCCCGCCGGAATTGCAGGAAGTATTGCGTTATTTGAGTGAGCAATTTTACAAGTTTAGAGATGATCCTGAATATAAGGAAGAGCTTCGTTATTACCTGCGCGAATATGTTGGCCGCGAGAATCCGCTGACGTATGCGGAGCGGCTTACCAAAGCATGGGGAGGAGCGAAAATTTACTTAAAGCGCGAGGACCTGAATCATACCGGGGCGCATAAGATCAACAATGCTATCGGTCAGATTCTGCTCGCTAAGCGGATGGGTGCCAAGCGGATTATTGCTGAGACGGGTGCCGGACAGCATGGTGTTGCTACGGCAACGGCCTGTGCCATGTTTAATATGGAATGCATCATCTACATGGGAGCTGAAGATACGCGTCGGCAGGCGCTTAACGTGTTCCGAATGGAGCTTCTCGGCGCGACTGTTATTCCGGTTCATAAAGGCCAAGGGCGATTGAAGGATGCGGTGGATGAAGCGCTGGACGATCTAGTTCGCAATTATAAAAATACGTTTTATTTGCTCGGTTCAGCAGTTGGTCCGCATCCGTTTCCGACGATGGTCAAGCACTTTCAGGCCATTATTAGCGAAGAGTCAAAACGGCAAATTGTGGAGAAGGAAGGCCGTTTGCCGGATGCAGTAGTGGCCTGCACAGGTGGGGGCAGCAATGCAATTGGCGCATTCGCCCACTACATCGACGAGCCGACCGTGCGTTTAATCGGCGTTGAGCCCGATCAAGCGCCATCCTTGACTGAGGGTGTGCCAAGCATCATTCATGGCTTTAAGTGCTTAGTGCTGCTGGACGAGGAAGGTCAGCCAAAGAAAACTTATTCGATCGCTGCGGGGCTTGACTATCCGGGCATTGGTCCAGAGCATAGCCACCTGAAGGTGACGGGCCGAGCTGAATATGCAACGGTCACCAATGAGGAGGTGCTGGAAGCCTTCCAAGAGCTGTCCCGCACGGAGGGAATCATTCCTGCCCTAGAGAGTTCGCATGCGCTTGCTTACGCGAAGAAGCTGGCGCCTACGATGGATCAGGATCAAATTATGATCATCAATCTGTCCGGGCGCGGGGATAAGGACGTCGAACAAGTATATCAAATGCTCAAATAA